A genomic window from Astatotilapia calliptera chromosome 12, fAstCal1.2, whole genome shotgun sequence includes:
- the angptl2b gene encoding angiopoietin-related protein 2b, whose amino-acid sequence MEPPSVVLLGLLLVYGLACGVQQTLGSRSDGSRGRGSTQEFESSEEGLERDFIYAGRSKRAPADQQQDKCSYTFIVPQQKVTGAICVNSKEPEAMLENRVNKQELELLNVELQKQKRQIETLQQLVEVDGGIVNEVKLLRKESRNMNSRVTQLYMQLLHEIIRKRDNALELAQMENKILNQTSEMQQLTSRYKDLEHKYQHLASLATNQSALIAVLEEQCRSRPPPRHVPVPQPQPRPQPPPQPSPPINKPYQPPVIPRINNPISNEIQSDQKSLPPVLPTMPTGTHSPSTTDKPSGPFRDCLQALEDGHATSGMYLVKPENANRLMQVWCDQRHDPGGWTVIQRRVDGSVNFFRNWETYKQGFGNIDGEYWLGLENIYWLTNQGNYKLLVTLEDWSGRKVFAEYASFRVESEADFYKLRVGRYHGNAGDSLTWHNGKQFTTLDRDHDVYTGNCAHYQKGGWWYNSCAHSNLNGVWYRGGHYRSRYQDGVYWAEFRGGAYSLKKVVMMIRPNPNTFH is encoded by the exons ATGGAGCCCCCTTCAGTGGTCCTGCTAGGGCTCCTTCTAGTTTATGGACTAGCCTGTGGAGTCCAGCAGACGTTGGGGAGTCGCTCAGACGGCAGCCGTGGCAGGGGCAGTACCCAAGAATTTGAGAGCAGCGAGGAGGGTCTGGAAAGAGATTTTATCTATGCAGGAAGGAGCAAACGTGCTCCAGCTGACCAGCAGCAGGACAAATGTTCCTACACTTTCATTGTACCTCAACAAAAAGTGACTGGAGCCATCTGTGTCAACTCCAAGGAGCCAGAGGCCATGCTGGAGAACCGGGTCAACAAACAAGAGTTAGAGCTGCTTAATGTGGAACTACAGAAGCAGAAGAGGCAGATCGAGACCCTGCAGCAGTTGGTCGAGGTGGATGGGGGCATCGTCAACGAGGTCAAGCTTCTGAGGAAAGAGAGTCGAAACATGAACTCCAGGGTCACTCAGCTGTACATGCAGCTGCTCCATGAGATCATCAGGAAGAGAGACAATGCGCTAGAACTGGCACAGATGGAGAACAAGATCCTCAACCAAACCTCTGAGATGCAACAGCTCACCAGTCGGTACAAAGATCTCGAGCACAAATACCAGCACTTGGCTTCTTTAGCCACCAACCAGTCGGCTCTCATTGCCGTGTTGGAGGAGCAGTGCCGGAGTCGACCTCCTCCTCGCCATGTTCCCGTGCCCCAGCCCCAGCCGCGGCCTCAGCCTCCACCACAACCCTCACCCCCTATTAACAAGCCCTACCAGCCGCCTGTAATCCCACGCATCAACAACCCAATCAGCAATGAAATCCAGAGTGACCAAAAGTCTCTTCCACCAGTTCTTCCAACAATGCCCACTGGTACGCACAGTCCATCTACCACTGACAAGCCCTCTG GCCCGTTTAGAGACTGTCTGCAGGCTCTAGAAGACGGACACGCAACCAGTGGCATGTACCTGGTGAAGCCAGAGAATGCCAACCGACTTATGCAAGTGTGGTGTGACCAGAGGCACGACCCAGGCGGCTGGACTGTGATTCAGAGGAGGGTGGACGGCTCTGTCAACTTTTTCAGGAACTGGGAGACGTACAAG CAAGGTTTTGGCAATATTGACGGCGAGTACTGGCTGGGTCTAGAGAACATCTACTGGCTGACTAACCAGGGAAACTACAAACTGCTGGTCACACTGGAGGACTGGTCTGGCAGAAAGGTGTTTGCGGAGTATGCCAGCTTCAGGGTGGAGTCTGAAGCTGATTTCTACAAGCTGAGGGTAGGCCGCTACCATGGAAATGCTGGAGACTCGCTGACCTGGCACAACGGCAAACAGTTCACAACACTGGACAGAGACCACGATGTGTATACAG GAAATTGTGCCCATTACCAGAAGGGAGGCTGGTGGTACAACTCTTGTGCCCATTCTAATCTGAATGGAGTTTGGTACAGAGGAGGACACTACCGCAGCCGCTACCAAGATGGAGTCTACTGGGCAGAGTTCAGAGGAGGAGCTTACTCATTAAAGAAAGTAGTCATGATGATCCGTCCAAACCCCAACACCTTCCACTGA